The sequence below is a genomic window from Flavobacterium sediminilitoris.
AAAATAGTACTTCGACGGTTTTTGTGTTAGAAAAGATTCTGGAGCACACGTAAAATGATTAGCTTGAGTAAAAGAAATAATGCATTGTCTTTTATCAACAAAATAATAGGCTTTTTGAACACCTGATATGGTAAAATATAAATATTTATCTTTCTTTTCGGGTATGGATAAAATAGAGTTTTTAGAGAACGAAACAATCTCAAATTGAGCAACAAAGTCATTAAGAGCAGTAATAGATACTTTATGTGTATCTGTTATTATTTTTTTAAGTTCTTCCATATTTTATTCTTGTTAATCGCCCTCTTCGAATACCTCTCAACGTGTTGCCACTATATTCCTGTGGTGTTAACTGAAAATTGAGCCATTACAAATATAGACAAACTTTGGGAAATCGGAAGATTTTTCCAGGCGAAAATCGGCCAAACTATTGAGTGTAGGAGCTGTTAAGGCTTGTTGCTTTTTTAAATTGCTACGTGAATTCGATGCGAATTTAACGCAAAGTAATTTCAAAATTTATGTGGAAAGTAATTCCATAATCAATTTTCAATGTTTATTTGGAATTTTCCTTTTCGATTATCGACAAAGTTTAGAAAAAGTTAGCGTAAAGTTTTCAAACGTATTTTCAAATTGCAGTTATCTGCTTAAGTTCGGGAGCATTTCCACAACGGTCTCTCATATAAGCGTAGTGTGGGATAAAGAAGCCGAAACTTCTGTTTTCGCTCGAACTCAAGTGATCCATTTTTATATTGGTTAGTTTTATTCTATTAATATGCAAGTGATAGCGATGTAACAAGTATGAACTTTCACTTTTTTGCTGAAACTCATGCTATTTATAACCTTTGTTGTGTATAGTCTTTTGTTTTCATTTTAGTTAATTCAATGTTTTCAAATAGTCCAATATTTCGTCCGAAGCCTTCATCATTTGGGTTTCTATTTGTTCGATTAGTTTGTCTAAATTGTCAAAATCAGGATTTTTTACAATAATGCTCTCAAGAATTGAATATTTAGGCATTTCAGTTTTGTCTTTATTCCACTTTGTGTTTTTTGATAACTCCCAATATTTTTGTTGAATTGGTTTTGTATTTCCAAGTAACCATACCTCGAATCTCATTTCCATATGATTTAGAATAAGTCCGAATTTTAGTTTTTTACTTTTTAAAAAATCGTTTGAATAGTAGAAATATGTAAAGTCTAAATATCCGTGAAGAATTCCAGTAAATGAATAGTGGTCAGAAAGACTTTTAATAAAATCCGTTCTTAATTTCATAACAAACTTTACTAACTCGTTATATGCAATTAATATGTCTCCTTTTTTTAATTGTTCTTTATAAATTGAAATATATTTGTTTAAATTTTCCATTTCTATTTTTATAAAATTTTTAAGTGCACGATTTTGTTAGCTTAATCAGAATGTCTAGTATAATTACGGTTATATATTGTTCGTAGCTGTTTTTTTTCATAATTCTGCCGTCATTTTTCCAAGGTTTATTTTTTCGGCTTTGGTGAACTTTATTTCACGAACAAACTCCATTTTTTTCCATAAGTATGTGTTTCCTTTAAGTCCGTTGGTAATTTTCATTCTGCGGTTTAGTCGTGCAATTTCCTTTTCGGTTGCCATTCTTTTTTCTCCGAGCTCTCCATAGAGTTTAATTGCAGGAAAGTCCGTAAACTTTTCTTTAAATAACGACTTAATCCAAAAAATCAGTCCACTATTCACTCCGAGTAGGCATACTTTTGGGTTTATCTTTGCGTGTTCTGGTAATTTTGACGGAAATTTCTCAAAGTAAAATCCAGTTTGGTTGTCATTAAGGAATAATGATCCGATTGGCGTTATGGTGGGATTATTTTCTGAATCGACCGAAGCGATTGAAATATAAAAGTTTGAACTGAAACTTTTATTAAAATGCTTTCTGATTTTATCCCAATTCGTTTTTATGTCCATTCGAAGTTCTGTTTTTAGCTTGATGCCAACATTTTGCAATTATACTTTAGTGGTGTTAACTGAAAATTGAGCCATTACAAATATAGACAAACTTTGGGAAATCGGAAGATTTTTCCAGGCGAAAATTGACCAAGTTATTGAGTGTAGGAGCTGTTAAGGCTTGTTGCTTTTTTAAGTCAGTTGCCTGAATTCGGTACGGAAAAGTAATTCTGCAATCAATTTTCAAAGCTCGTACGGAGTTCAGTATTTCAATTTTCTATGTGCTGATTTTAACGTATCGATTTACTTTCTGCGTTCGCTCGATATTCAGTGTTACGTTTATTGATAAAGTTCGGAAAAATTAAACGTAAAGTTTGCAACTTAAATGAAAAAATTAACTGTAATAGTTTTATTTCTTATGTATCAAATGCAAATATCATTTTAACGAATAGGCATTAATGTGTCAGCCTTACTAATTGTGAAATTAATTTGAGGATAAGTAAAATTAATGCTTCTGTTTTCTTGACTTCTTAACATAAAAAACTCTTTCTTTTGATTTTCGTCAGCTAATTCAAGTAAACTTCCACATGAAAGGTATGGCATTTTATTTTTAAATTTAATAAAGGTTTTAGATTCTCTAAAAGTTATACCTAACCATCTATTATCAGTTTGTTTTTCTTTCTGATTTAGTGTTGAATCTAAGATGATTTTATGTGAAAAGTTTGTATTAGCTTTTACTGAAAATAGTACAAATGAATTATGCGTTAAAGAAATATCAAATTCTTCATTTGTGGTCTTATTCTGTATTTTTAATATTCTAATATGTGGTTTCTCTAACTTGCTAGGTTTTTCATAGCATGAGAATAATCCGATATAAGAATCATCTACTAAATCGAGACATTGGTCAGAATGGTATTTCATTTTAGAGTATGAGTTGTCATAGATTTCAATTAAAGCATTGTTAAACTTAATTTCAGGAAAATACACAAAATTACTATTAATACTTTTTATTATTTTACTATGCAAATCAGAGAATTCATGAGATGGAATGTTATATTGAGTCGTTGTTCTAACAATAGGAATACCTTTATCACTTGCCTTAACTAAATGATTTCCAATCCTACCTTTTCCAACATTTTCAAAATTGATTTGTGTGGATAATTCATTGAAGAGATTATGTTCAAATGGTAATGTTATTTTTTTAAATTCATTTTGATTCATCTGTAATCGTTTAATATATGGGTTTTTGATAATCTCCAGAATTCATACTGAAGTGAACTATACCATAATCTATATTTTTTTCAGTTTTATTTTCTTTATAATAAGAATCTCTTAAATCCTCCATGTTCTCATTATTCATGAGTTCTAATGGAATTAAATTCCCATTTTCCTTTATGTAGGTTTTATTATTTTCATATACTGCCTCTAAGTTTGAACAACGGATTACATAGCCCATTCTTATAGGAGTTTTATCGATATTTAATACAGAAGGTTTTATTTCATGCGTGTAAAGTCTATTCGTAGAAAGTGGTATTGAAAAAACAGAATTTGGGTATAAGGTTACACTAAATTCCTTAACTAAAGATTCATCTTTGACTGTTTTTTTTAGCTTAAAGAAAAGTCTGGTTAATCCACTCGATTTTTTGTAAACCCAATCAAACTTATCTGTTTTTGAAGGTGACAATTGATCAAAATTTATTTTATCATAAAAAGTACAAAACGTTATAAGACCTTCTTTTGCCATATCTTTAGTTTTATCTGAATGAGCACTAATTTTTGCTTTGACTTCTTTTGAATTTAAGTCATTTTTTTTGTTTAAATAAATTTGTGCAAGCACATGATTCAATTCTGTTTTTTTCTCAAAATCAAATTTTATGGCTTCATTTAGAGAGTCAATAATTAGGTTATCAGTTTTTCTGAAATTATCTGTTGGACCTGTTAAGTTACTTGAACACCTTAATAGATGAAAATTTAGAGATTCATTTTCTCCTTTTATTTGTTTTGTAATTTGACTTAAATAAATTCCTTTTCTCAAAGCCATTGATTCTTTGTTTGACTCTGTTAAATTTTGAAACTCGTGTTCTGATTCTATTTTTTCAAAAAAATCATCATTATCGAAAAACCGTCTATAATAAACTCCTGCATCATGTATATTTATTGGCACTTGTCCAAGTCCAATTATTGAAAAATTTTTAGTTGTTAAATCTTCATAATTTGAAGATAAATCTCTGACTATAAAAATTGATTTTGTTTCATTTTTTAAATGTTTAGTATCTCCAATTGCGTAAAGTCTTACTTGGTTTTGAATCTTTGGAATTTCTGAAAGTTTTTTTACAACTATACCACAAAAATTATTTACTAGATATTTTAAATCGTCTGAATCATCGTTCTCTTTTGATAAGTCAATTAAGTAATTTTTGTTTTTAGATATGCTATTTTCAAAGTCAAATTTATTCATTATGTTTAGATTCTACAAGGTTTTGTTTAATTGTGAGTAACGGTCTGTGTACATGTGTCAGGAACGGAAAAAGAAGCGGAAACTTTCAAATTTGCACTGATCTAAGCAAAACCGAATTTTTTATTTGCTAATTTACATTTTTCAAAGTAAATAAAAAATGATTTTTACGATATAGAAAACCGAAACTTCAATTTAGCACAACCTGCTTTTGCTCATATACGATGTTAGCTACAGTTCTTTTTCTTCAATCGTTCTGAATGTTAAGTTTACTCTCAGTTTTGTTACTTTTTTGGTGGGTGGAAGTCTATGCAACCAATTTGTTTGCGTGGTGTTTTTCATTACTAATAAACTTCCGTGTTGTAGCATAATTTCTACTTTTTCTTTGACTTGTTTGTGTTTAAAAGCAAATTTTCGTTCTGCTCCGAAACTCAATGAACCGATTGCTCCATCTTTCTTTAAATCGGTTTCACTATCGCTGTGCCAAGCCATTCCTTCATTTCCATTGTGATATAGATTAAGCAAACATGAGTTAAAAGTTTCGCTTGTTTCTTTTTCAATTAATATTTTTAATTCTAACAGTTCTTTTGTCCAAGGCAAAGCGTATTTTGAAGTATTGGAATAAGTGTATTTAAAAGGCTTGTCGCCATACCAAGCAACTTTTCGTTTGGTAATGATTTTCTTTCCGAAAATAATAGCTTCATCATTGCGCCATTCGATAGTTTCCAATAGTTTTTTAAGATAGAAATCTGCTTGCTCTTTTTCTAAAATTTGTCCGTGATAATTGACAGTTCCGTCTTGTGGTAACCAATTTTTTGTTTTGTCTATAGTTGGGTTAAATAAGTCCATTCTTCCATTTTTTGTATTC
It includes:
- a CDS encoding alpha-ketoglutarate-dependent dioxygenase AlkB, whose translation is MNQNEFKKITLPFEHNLFNELSTQINFENVGKGRIGNHLVKASDKGIPIVRTTTQYNIPSHEFSDLHSKIIKSINSNFVYFPEIKFNNALIEIYDNSYSKMKYHSDQCLDLVDDSYIGLFSCYEKPSKLEKPHIRILKIQNKTTNEEFDISLTHNSFVLFSVKANTNFSHKIILDSTLNQKEKQTDNRWLGITFRESKTFIKFKNKMPYLSCGSLLELADENQKKEFFMLRSQENRSINFTYPQINFTISKADTLMPIR
- a CDS encoding alpha-ketoglutarate-dependent dioxygenase AlkB family protein: MDLFNPTIDKTKNWLPQDGTVNYHGQILEKEQADFYLKKLLETIEWRNDEAIIFGKKIITKRKVAWYGDKPFKYTYSNTSKYALPWTKELLELKILIEKETSETFNSCLLNLYHNGNEGMAWHSDSETDLKKDGAIGSLSFGAERKFAFKHKQVKEKVEIMLQHGSLLVMKNTTQTNWLHRLPPTKKVTKLRVNLTFRTIEEKEL
- a CDS encoding DUF7000 family protein; protein product: MENLNKYISIYKEQLKKGDILIAYNELVKFVMKLRTDFIKSLSDHYSFTGILHGYLDFTYFYYSNDFLKSKKLKFGLILNHMEMRFEVWLLGNTKPIQQKYWELSKNTKWNKDKTEMPKYSILESIIVKNPDFDNLDKLIEQIETQMMKASDEILDYLKTLN